The Heyndrickxia vini genome contains a region encoding:
- the rpoB gene encoding DNA-directed RNA polymerase subunit beta: MTGQLVQYGRHRQRRSFARISEVLELPNLIEIQTSSYQWFLDEGLREMFQDISPIEDFAGNLSLEFIDYSLGEPKYSVEECKERDVTYSASLRVKVRLVNKETGEVKDQDVFMGDFPLMTETGTFIINGAERVIVSQLVRSPSVYFNGKMDKNGKQGFGATVIPNRGAWLEYETDAKDVVYVRIDRTRKLPVTVLLRALGFGSDQEIIDLLGDNEYIRNTLEKDNTESTEKALLEIYERLRPGEPPTVENAKSLLVSRFFDPKRYDLANVGRYKINKKLHLKNRLFGQRLAETLADPETGEIIAEEGTTLDRRTLDKILPNLENGTGFKVYPQVGGVVEDDIVLQSIKIYAPIDDGEKIINVIGNANVDVSVKNITPADIISSISYFFNLLHGVGITDDIDHLGNRRLRSVGELLQNQFRIGLSRMERVVRERMSIQDINTITPQQLINIRPVIAAIKEFFGSSQLSQFMDQTNPLAELTHKRRLSALGPGGLTRERAGMEVRDVHYSHYGRMCPIETPEGPNIGLINSLSSYAKVNPYGFIETPYRRVDPETGKLTDHIDYLTADEEDNYIVAQANSRIADDGSFVDDEVIARFRGENTAFKRDRIDYMDVSPKQVVSAATACIPFLENDDSNRALMGANMQRQAVPLMQPEAPIVGTGMEHVSAKDSGAAVICKHDGIVEHVEAREIWVRQVKDVDGQEVKGDLNKYRLQKFIRSNQGTCYNQRPIVSVGDRVTKGEVLGDGPSMEKAELALGRNVLVAFMTWDGYNYEDAIIMSERLVKDDVYTSIHIEEYESEARDTKLGPEEMTRDIPNVGEDALRNLDERGIIRVGAEVKDGDLLVGKVTPKGVTELTAEERLLHAIFGEKAREVRDTSLRVPHGGEGIVLDVKVFNREDGDELPPGVNQLVRVYIVQKRKIHQGDKMAGRHGNKGVISRILPEEDMPFLPDGTPVDIMLNPLGVPSRMNIGQVLELHLGMAARYLGIHVATPVFDGATEEDVWETIEEAGMANDAKTILYDGRTGEPFDNRVSVGIMYMIKLAHMVDDKLHARSTGPYSLVTQQPLGGKAQFGGQRFGEMEVWALEAYGAAYTLQEILTVKSDDVVGRVKTYEAIVKGENVPEPGVPESFKVLIKELQSLGMDVKILSSDDQEIEMRDLEDEDDVNQADTLNIAPESREESEIVASKE, from the coding sequence TTGACAGGTCAACTTGTTCAGTATGGACGACACCGCCAACGCAGAAGTTTTGCGCGTATTAGCGAAGTTCTAGAATTACCAAATCTTATTGAAATTCAAACCTCTTCGTATCAATGGTTTCTTGATGAGGGTTTGAGAGAAATGTTCCAAGACATTTCGCCTATTGAAGATTTCGCTGGAAATCTATCTTTAGAATTTATTGATTATAGTCTCGGGGAACCAAAATACTCTGTTGAAGAATGTAAAGAGCGTGATGTTACGTATTCTGCATCTCTTCGAGTAAAAGTTCGTCTTGTTAACAAAGAGACTGGTGAAGTAAAAGACCAAGATGTATTTATGGGTGATTTCCCGTTAATGACAGAAACAGGAACATTTATCATTAATGGAGCAGAACGGGTTATTGTATCACAACTTGTTCGTTCGCCAAGTGTGTATTTTAATGGAAAAATGGATAAAAACGGAAAGCAAGGGTTTGGTGCAACTGTTATTCCAAACCGTGGTGCTTGGCTCGAATACGAAACAGATGCAAAAGACGTAGTTTATGTACGTATTGATCGTACAAGAAAATTACCTGTAACTGTTCTTTTGCGTGCACTCGGGTTCGGCTCTGATCAAGAAATCATCGATCTATTAGGAGATAACGAGTACATTCGTAATACGCTTGAAAAGGATAATACGGAAAGTACAGAAAAGGCGTTATTAGAAATCTATGAACGTCTACGTCCGGGTGAACCTCCAACAGTAGAAAACGCAAAGAGTTTGTTAGTATCACGCTTTTTTGATCCAAAACGCTATGATTTAGCAAATGTTGGACGTTATAAAATTAATAAAAAGTTACATTTGAAAAACCGCCTATTTGGTCAGAGATTAGCAGAGACGCTAGCGGATCCTGAAACGGGTGAAATTATCGCAGAAGAGGGAACTACTCTTGACCGTCGTACATTAGATAAAATCTTACCGAATTTGGAAAACGGAACTGGTTTTAAAGTCTATCCACAAGTTGGTGGTGTGGTAGAGGATGATATCGTTCTTCAATCCATAAAAATCTATGCTCCGATTGACGACGGAGAAAAGATAATCAATGTAATCGGAAATGCTAACGTAGATGTGAGTGTAAAAAATATTACACCAGCAGATATTATTTCTTCCATTAGCTATTTCTTTAATTTATTGCATGGTGTTGGTATTACAGATGATATCGATCACTTAGGTAATCGTCGATTACGCTCTGTTGGTGAATTGTTGCAGAATCAATTCCGTATTGGGTTATCTCGTATGGAAAGAGTCGTACGTGAAAGAATGTCCATCCAGGATATTAACACAATCACACCGCAACAATTAATTAACATTCGTCCGGTTATCGCGGCTATTAAAGAATTCTTTGGTAGTTCACAGCTTTCGCAATTTATGGATCAAACCAATCCGTTAGCAGAATTAACACATAAACGTAGACTTTCCGCGTTAGGACCTGGTGGTTTAACTCGTGAACGTGCAGGCATGGAAGTACGTGACGTTCACTACTCCCATTATGGTCGTATGTGTCCAATTGAAACGCCTGAGGGACCAAACATTGGTTTGATTAACTCGCTTTCATCATATGCGAAAGTAAATCCATATGGATTTATCGAAACGCCTTACCGCCGCGTTGATCCTGAAACTGGAAAGTTAACAGATCACATTGATTATTTGACAGCGGATGAGGAAGACAATTACATTGTTGCACAGGCAAATTCCAGAATTGCGGATGATGGCTCATTTGTCGATGATGAAGTTATTGCTCGTTTTAGAGGTGAAAATACTGCTTTTAAACGTGACCGTATTGATTATATGGACGTATCACCTAAACAAGTAGTTTCTGCTGCGACTGCATGTATCCCATTCTTAGAAAATGACGATTCAAACCGTGCGTTAATGGGAGCGAACATGCAACGTCAAGCAGTGCCTCTAATGCAGCCAGAAGCTCCAATTGTTGGTACAGGTATGGAACATGTTTCTGCTAAAGACTCTGGTGCGGCTGTAATTTGTAAACATGATGGAATTGTTGAACATGTTGAAGCACGTGAAATTTGGGTACGTCAAGTTAAAGACGTTGATGGCCAAGAAGTTAAAGGTGATTTAAATAAATATCGCCTACAAAAATTTATTCGTTCAAACCAAGGAACATGCTACAACCAACGTCCAATTGTTAGTGTTGGAGATCGTGTTACAAAAGGCGAAGTACTTGGTGACGGACCTTCTATGGAAAAAGCAGAACTAGCACTAGGTCGAAATGTTCTAGTAGCATTTATGACTTGGGACGGCTACAACTATGAAGATGCCATTATCATGAGCGAAAGACTTGTTAAAGATGATGTTTACACATCTATCCATATAGAAGAATATGAATCTGAAGCCCGAGATACGAAACTAGGGCCAGAAGAAATGACACGTGATATTCCTAACGTTGGGGAAGACGCTTTACGTAACCTAGATGAACGTGGAATTATCCGTGTTGGAGCAGAAGTAAAAGACGGAGATCTGCTAGTCGGTAAAGTAACGCCAAAAGGTGTGACGGAACTTACAGCTGAAGAACGTTTATTACATGCAATTTTTGGTGAAAAAGCGCGTGAAGTGCGTGATACATCACTGCGTGTACCTCATGGTGGGGAAGGAATTGTCTTAGATGTTAAAGTCTTTAACCGTGAAGATGGAGACGAACTTCCACCGGGTGTTAATCAGCTAGTGCGTGTATACATTGTACAAAAACGTAAAATTCATCAAGGGGATAAAATGGCGGGACGCCACGGTAACAAAGGGGTAATTTCCCGTATTCTCCCTGAAGAAGATATGCCATTCTTACCTGATGGTACACCGGTAGATATTATGTTAAATCCGCTAGGGGTTCCTTCTCGTATGAATATCGGTCAGGTCCTTGAATTACATTTAGGTATGGCAGCGAGATATCTAGGTATTCATGTAGCAACCCCAGTTTTTGATGGTGCTACAGAAGAAGATGTTTGGGAAACAATTGAAGAAGCTGGAATGGCGAATGATGCGAAAACAATCCTCTATGATGGTCGAACTGGAGAACCGTTTGATAATCGTGTATCAGTTGGTATCATGTATATGATTAAATTGGCACACATGGTAGATGATAAGCTTCACGCACGTTCGACTGGACCGTATTCACTTGTTACTCAACAGCCACTTGGTGGTAAAGCACAATTCGGTGGACAACGTTTTGGTGAGATGGAGGTATGGGCGCTTGAAGCATATGGTGCAGCCTATACACTACAAGAAATCTTAACAGTTAAGTCTGATGACGTTGTAGGTCGTGTGAAAACTTATGAAGCTATTGTAAAAGGTGAAAATGTTCCTGAACCAGGTGTTCCAGAATCATTTAAAGTATTGATTAAGGAATTACAAAGTTTAGGTATGGATGTCAAGATTCTTTCTAGTGATGATCAAGAAATTGAAATGCGAGACTTAGAAGATGAAGATGATGTAAATCAAGCTGACACTTTAAACATTGCACCTGAGTCTAGAGAAGAATCAGAAATTGTTGCCTCGAAGGAATAA